TTGTTCTCTTTTAATTTTTCTCCTTGTAAAAGTTCTGTTACTGTAATACCAAGTATATCAGCAATAGGGATAAGTAATGTAACATTTGGCATACTGTTTCCACGTTCCCATTTACTAACTGTTTATCCGACACAAACAACTTATCTGCTAAGTCCTTTTGTGTCATTTGTTTTTCTTTTCGCACTTCGGCTAAAAATTGTCCAAATTTTTCATTGTTGATTTGATACATTTGTGCCACCTCCTATCGTTATTTTAACCATTTACGATAAGGTAGGCAATCTACTAACGGGAGAGTACCTCTATTTTTCTAACTTATGAGGAGAATTTTTATTTTTTCGGCTGTCCCTGCGGTGTATGGTTCTGTGGACTTCCTGCGTTCTGGTTTCCTTTATTCTTCAATACAATATCCTCTGCCTTTACATACCAGTCCACATCTGCACCCGTATAGGTCTTTCGTGATACCGTATCGGCTACGGGATTGACAAGTTCCACAACTGCATTGTACGGAAATTCTCTTAACGGTACTTCTGGCGGTACAGATACGGGGATAATTCCACCATGCAGACTGCACTTCAAATCATAGATACGCTTTTTAAGCTGGGTACTCGGTGTCCCGTCCTCATTCTGTAAGAACACATCACGCACTGCTGTAAATTTTAATTCTCCAAATGTTTTCTCTTTGTCAATAACAAATCCCGTTTGATAATCTCATAACTTCTTCACTCCTTTACTTTTCTTCAACTGCTACAATATCATCAGCAACTAATACATAATCGGTATGTCCCATATCCCCGATTGCGTAACCTCTGCCGTATAACTTCGGATTGACAAGTTTTACTTTCTGCTCATACTTGAACTTCTTTTCGCCAGCCTGCACGGGAATTTCTACCACAACATTTTCGCCTTTCTGTACGTCGGAATAAAGGTTATAGCTTCGTCTGGCTAAGACCCTGCGATTATTTTTATCTCTTTCAAAGACTGGCTCGCTTTCGCCTGCAAATTCAAGAGTT
This is a stretch of genomic DNA from Vescimonas fastidiosa. It encodes these proteins:
- a CDS encoding YdcP family protein, producing MEMKYVVPDMAQSFGTLEFAGESEPVFERDKNNRRVLARRSYNLYSDVQKGENVVVEIPVQAGEKKFKYEQKVKLVNPKLYGRGYAIGDMGHTDYVLVADDIVAVEEK